A genome region from Triticum aestivum cultivar Chinese Spring chromosome 2B, IWGSC CS RefSeq v2.1, whole genome shotgun sequence includes the following:
- the LOC123042710 gene encoding CASP-like protein 5A3: MLHFSHPVVHPSPPVVGQGQAEVEMVPPAQGQAVQVEVANGDGNAPAGVIMRDPWTRCGLVFRLLQAAFAAAALAVMASTDDFSSVTTFRYLVAAASVQCLWSLAVAILDAYAIVVKRSFRTAGAVIILALGDWVTGTLIFSAACGSAAITTLLSNDFRACSVNPCASFMNATAMAFLSWLARAPAFIGNLWTAVHRIQKS; the protein is encoded by the exons ATGCTGCACTTCAGCCATCCGGTGGTGCACCCCTCCCCGCCGGTGGTGGGACAGGGGCAGGCGGAGGTGGAGATGGTGCCGCCGGCCCAGGGGCAGGCGGTGCAGGTGGAGGTGGCGAACGGGGACGGGAACGCGCCTGCTGGGGTGATCATGAGGGACCCGTGGACGCGGTGCGGCCTCGTGTTCCGCCTCCTgcaggccgccttcgcggccgccgcgCTCGCCGTCATGGCGTCCACCGACGACTTCTCCTCCGTCACCACATTCCG CTACCTCGTAGCAGCAGCAAGTGTGCAATGCCTGTGGAGCCTCGCCGTGGCCATTCTGGATGCCTATGCAATTGTTGTCAAACGTTCCTTCCGAACTGCCGGGGCTGTCATCATACTTGCCCTCGGGGACTGG GTCACAGGAACATTGATCTTCAGTGCAGCGTGTGGATCAGCAGCCATCACCACTCTCCTTTCCAATGACTTCCGAGCTTGCTCGGTAAATCCCTGTGCAAGCTTCATGAACGCTACTGCCATGGCTTTCTTGAGCTGGCTTGCGCGTGCACCGGCCTTTATCGGGAAC
- the LOC123047381 gene encoding 2-methylpropanoate--CoA ligase CCL4, with protein MEKLGANPANSCPLTPLGFLERAATVYGDCPSVVYGGTVFTWSQTHRRCLRLASALASLGVSRRDVVSVLLPNVPAMYEAHFGVPMSGAVLNSINTRLDARTVSVLLRHSGSRLILVDPALVPVLDEALRLLPPGHPAPRVVLVEDPQEKDFSPAPAAALTYEKLLEMGDPEFKWVRPASEWDPMILNYTSGTTSAPKGVVHCHRGIFVVTMDSLVSWSVPEQPTYLWTLPMFHANGWSFPWGMAVVGGTNVCLRRVDAAEVYDTIARRGVTHLCGAPVVLNMLANAPEGVRRPLPGKVQILTAGAPPPAAVLGRTEAIGFDVSHGYGLTETARLVLLCAWKGEWNKLPASERARLKARQGVRTPGMAEVDIVDGETGRSVPRDGATMGEIVLRGGCVTMGYFKDEDATRAAIRDDGWFYTGDVGVMHPDGYLEIRDRSKDVIISGGENISSVEVESLLYGHPAVNEAAVVARPDEFWGETPCAFVSLKEGASGAVTAAEVIAWSRERMPGYMVPKTVVFRAELPKTSTGKIQKYVLRNLAKEMGPTRRGVSTTTSKM; from the exons ATGGAGAAGCTCGGCGCGAACCCGGCCAACTCCTGCCCGCTCACGCCGCTCGGCTTCCTGGAGCGCGCCGCCACCGTGTACGGCGACTGCCCCTCCGTCGTCTACGGCGGCACCGTCTTCACCTGGTCCCAGACCCACCGCCGctgcctccgcctcgcctccgcGCTCGCCTCCCTCGGCGTCTCCCGCCGCGACGTC GTGTCCGTGCTGCTGCCGAACGTGCCGGCCATGTACGAGGCGCACTTCGGGGTGCCCATGAGCGGCGCCGTGCTCAACAGCATCAACACGCGCCTCGACGCGCGCACGGTGTCGGTCCTGCTCCGTCACTCGGGGTCCAGGCTCATCCTCGTCGACCCGGCGCTGGTGCcggtgctcgacgaggcgctccggCTCCTCCCGCCGGGCCACCCGGCGCCGCGCGTCGTGCTCGTCGAGGACCCCCAGGAGAAGGACTTCTCTCCCGCCCCCGCGGCGGCCCTGACGTACGAGAAGCTGCTGGAGATGGGCGACCCGGAGTTCAAATGGGTCCGGCCGGCCAGCGAGTGGGACCCGATGATACTCAACTACACCTCCGGCACCACGTCGGCGCCCAAGGGCGTCGTGCACTGCCACCGCGGCATCTTCGTGGTCACCATGGACTCGCTCGTCTCCTGGTCCGTGCCGGAGCAGCCGACGTACCTGTGGACGCTCCCCATGTTCCACGCCAACGGCTGGAGCTTCCCGTGGGGGATGGCCGTGGTGGGCGGCACCAACGTCTGCCTGCGCCGCGTGGACGCCGCCGAGGTCTACGACACCATCGCCCGCCGCGGGGTCACGCACCTCTGCGGCGCGCCCGTCGTTCTCAACATGCTGGCCAACGCGCCCGAGGGCGTGCGGAGGCCGCTCCCGGGGAAGGTGCAGATCCTCACAGccggcgcgccgccgccggccgcagtGCTGGGCCGCACGGAGGCCATCGGGTTCGACGTCAGCCACGGGTACGGGCTGACCGAGACTGCGAGGCTGGTGCTGTTGTGCGCGTGGAAGGGCGAGTGGAACAAGCTGCCGGCGTCGGAGCGCGCGCGGCTCAAGGCGAGGCAGGGCGTGCGCACCCCCGGCATGGCCGAGGTGGACATCGTGGACGGCGAGACCGGCCGCAGCGTGCCGCGGGACGGCGCCACCATGGGCGAGATCGTGCTCCGCGGCGGGTGCGTCACCATGGGCTACTTCAAGGACGAGGACGCCACCCGGGCGGCGATCCGGGACGACGGGTGGTTCTACACGGGGGACGTGGGCGTGATGCACCCGGACGGGTACCTGGAGATCCGGGACCGGTCCAAGGACGTGATCATCAGCGGCGGCGAGAACATCAGCAGCGTGGAGGTGGAGTCGCTGCTCTACGGCCACCCGGCGGTGaacgaggcggcggtggtggcgcggccggacGAGTTCTGGGGCGAGACGCCGTGCGCGTTCGTGAGCCTCAAGGAGGGCGCGTCCGGCGCGGTGACCGCGGCCGAAGTGATCGCCTGGAGCCGGGAGCGCATGCCAGGGTACATGGTGCCCAAGACCGTAGTGTTCCGCGCCGAGCTGCCCAAGACGTCCACCGGCAAGATCCAGAAGTACGTGCTCCGGAACCTCGCCAAGGAGATGGGGCCGACCCGCAGGGGCgtcagcaccaccaccagcaagaTGTAG